One window from the genome of Aptenodytes patagonicus unplaced genomic scaffold, bAptPat1.pri.cur scaffold_129, whole genome shotgun sequence encodes:
- the LOC143173579 gene encoding olfactory receptor 14A16-like, with translation MDSADAQQDQMSNGSSITEFLLLAFTDTRELQLLTFWLFLGIYLAALLGNGLIITAVACDHHLHTPMYFFLLSLSLLDLGSISTTLPKAMANSLWDTRAISYPGCAAQLFLFAFLLVAEYCLLTVMAYDRYVAICKPLHYGTLLGSRACAHMAAAAWGSGFLHALLHTANTFSIDICKGNALDQFFCEIPQILKLSCSDSYLREVGLLVVSACLYLGCFVFLVVSYVQIFRAVLRIPSEQGRHKAFSTCLPHLAVVSLFLSTGTFAYLKPPSISSPSLDLVVSFLYSVVPPAVNPLIYSMRNQELKDALWKLAQWTLFTDNLTPSSMAPQNHTWDFSLAGVRLERRAQE, from the exons atggACAGTGCTGATGCCCAGCAGGACCAGATGTCCAATGGCAGCTCCATCactgagttcctcctcctggcattcacagacacgcgggagctgcagctgttgaccttctggctcttcctgggcatctacctggctgccctcctgggcaacggcctcatcatcaccgccgtagcctgcgaccaccacctccacacccccatgtacttcttcctcctcagcctctccctcctcgacctgggctccatctccaccactctccccaaagccatggccaattccctctgggacaccagggccatctcctacccagggtgtgctgcacagctctttttatttgccttcttgCTAGTAGCAGAGTATTGTCTTCTcactgtcatggcctacgaccgctacgttgccatctgcaaaccgctgcactacgggaccctgctgggcagcagagcttgtgcccacatggcagcagctgcctggggcagtgggtttctccatgctctgctgcacacggccaatacattttccaTAGACATCTGCAagggcaatgccctggaccagttcttctgtgaaatcccccagatcctcaagctctcctgctcagactcctacctcagggaggttgggcttcttgtggttagtgcctgtttatatctggggtgttttgttttccttgtggtgtcctatgtgcagatcttcagggccgtgctgaggatcccctcggagcagggacggcacaaagccttttccacgtgcctccctcacctggccgtggtctccctgtttctcagcactggcacgtttgcctacctgaagcccccctccatctcctccccatccctggacctggtggtgtcgtttctgtactcggtggtgcctccagcagtgaaccccctcatctacagcatgaggaatcaggagctcaaggatgccctATGGAAACTGGCCCAATGGACGCTGTTCACTGACA ACCTGACACCAAGCAGCATGGCACCTCAGAACCACACCTGGGACTTCAGCttggcgggggttcgcctggaaAGAAGAGCCCAGGAGTGA
- the LOC143173576 gene encoding maestro heat-like repeat-containing protein family member 7, whose product MSIVSTAHLRNLEKSLKAQIRSSLEAVHLLLCADVGTEEFAALYKAQRYLRHPSPVMLSLVLRGLITLSETPETARKIPVLLPDIMETLQDANADVKMKALVLLRNMMGHMKREEASVIALQLAEKLLPLFDDVSSQVRELSISFFEGVMKTVVGRNVKKMKKKVQRVLLPLFLHMNDQIESVAKLALLMVSMHPWLVWRPS is encoded by the exons atgtctatcGTCTCCACTGCGCACCTTAGAAACCtcgagaaatctctaaaggcacaaataaggagcagcttagaagctgttcac ctgctgctctgcgccgacgttggaacagaggagtttgctgccctgtacaaagcccagaggtacctgaggcatccaagcccggtgatgctctcgctggtgctgaggggcctcatcacgctttcagagacacccgagacg gcaagaaaaataccggtcctgctgccagacatcatggagaccctgcaggatgccaacgctgatgtcaagatgaaggccctggtactcctcaggaacatgatgggtcacatgaagagggaggaggccagcgtcatcgctctgcagctggcggagaagctcctgcccctctttgatgat gtgtccagccaggtgcgggagctctccatcagcttcttcgaaggcgtgatgaagactgtggtggggagaaacgtgaaaaagatgaagaagaaagtgcagagggtcctgctcccgctctttctccacatgaacgACCAGATCGAGAGCGTGGCGAAG
- the LOC143173578 gene encoding olfactory receptor 14C36-like, translating into MSNGSSITEFLLLAFTDTRELQLLTFCLFLGIYLAALLGNGLIITAVACDHRLHTPMYFFLLSLSLLDLGSISTTLPKAMANSLWDTRAISYPGCAAQLFLFVFFISAEYFLLTVMAYDRYVAICKPLHYGTLLGSRACAHMAAAAWGSGFLYALLHTANTFSLPLCRGNALDQFFCEIPQILKLSCSDSYLREVGLLVVSACLYLGCFVFLVVSYVQIFRAVLRIPSEQGRHKAFSTCLPHLAVVSLFLSTAMFAYLKPPSISSPSLDLVVSFLYSVVPPAVNPLIYSMRNKEIKDALRKL; encoded by the coding sequence atgtccaacggcagctccatcactgagttcctcctcctggcattcacagacacgcgggagctgcagctcttgaccttctgcctcttcctgggcatctacctggctgccctcctgggcaacggcctcatcatcaccgccgtagcctgcgaccaccgcctccacacccccatgtacttcttcctcctcagcctctccctcctcgacctgggctccatctccaccactctccccaaagccatggccaattccctctgggacaccagggccatctcctacccagggtgtgctgcacagctctttttatttgtcttttttatatcagctgagtatttccttctcaccgtcatggcctacgaccgctacgttgccatctgcaaacccctgcactacgggaccctgctgggcagcagagcttgtgcccacatggcagcagctgcctggggcagtgggtttctctatgctctgctgcacacggccaatacattttcactcccactctgccgaggcaatgccctggaccagttcttctgtgaaatcccccagatcctcaagctctcctgctcagactcctacctcagggaggttgggcttcttgtggttagtgcctgtttatatctggggtgttttgttttccttgtggtgtcctatgtgcagatcttcagggccgtgctgaggatcccctcggagcagggacggcacaaagccttttccacgtgcctccctcacctggccgtggtctccctgtttctcagcactgccatgtttgcctacctgaagcccccctccatctcctccccatccctggacctggtggtgtcgtttctgtactcggtggtgcctccagcagtgaaccccctcatctacagcatgaggaacaaggagatcaaggatgccctgcgcaaactgtga